One genomic window of Glycine max cultivar Williams 82 chromosome 16, Glycine_max_v4.0, whole genome shotgun sequence includes the following:
- the LOC121172662 gene encoding receptor-like protein EIX1 — MNSSSIIYILVFVQLWLLSLPCRESVCIPSERETLLKIKNNLIDPSNRLWSWNHNNTNCCHWYGVLCHNVTSHLLQLHLNTTVPAFEYDDGYEYDYYDEVFRGLNEEAYRRRSFGGEISPCLADLKHLNYLDLSGNEFLGEGMSIPSFLGTMTSLTHLNLSHTGFRGKIPPQIGNLSNLVYLDLSYVVANGTVPSQIGNLSKLRYLDLSDNDFEGMAIPSFLCAMTSLTHLDLSYSRFMGKIPSQIGNLSNLLYLGLGGNYHAENVEWVSSMWKLEYLDLSSANLSKAFHWLHTLQSLPSLTHLYLSGCKLPHYNEPSLLNFSSLQTLDLSDTSYSPAISFVPKWIFKLKKLVSLQLSDNYEIQGPIPCGIRNLTHLQNLDLSFNSFSSSIPNCLYGLHRLKFLNLRYNNLHGTISDALGNLTSLVELDLSVNQLEGTIPTSFGNLTSLVELDLSLNQLEGTIPISLGNLTSLVELDLSANQLEGNIPTSLGNLCNLRVIDLSYLKLNQQVNELLEILAPCISHGLTRLAVQSSRLSGNLTDHIGAFKNIEQLRFYNNSIGGALPRSFGKLSSLRYLDLSINKFSGNPFESLRSLSKLLSLHIDGNLFHGVVKEDDLANLTSLTGFVASGNNFTLKVGPNWIPNFQLTYLEVTSWQLGPSFPLWIQSQNKLKYVGLSNTGIFDSIPTQMWEALSQVLYLNLSRNHIHGEIGTTLKNPISIRTIDLSSNHLCGKLPYLSSDVHQLDLSSNSFSESMNDFLCNDQDKPILLEFLNLASNNLSGEIPDCWMNWTFLADVNLQSNHFVGNLPQSMGSLADLQSLQIRNNTLSGIFPTSLKKNNQLISLDLGENNLSGTIPTWVGENLLNVKILRLRSNRFGGHIPNEICQMSLLQVLDLAQNNLSGNIPSCFSNLSAMTLKNQSTDPRIYSQGKYIVSYSATESIVSVLLWLKGRGDEYRNILGLVTSIDLSSNKLFGEIPREITYLNGLNFLNMSHNQLIGHIPQGIGNMRSLQSIDFSRNQLFGEIPPSIANLSFLSMLDLSYNHLKGNIPTGTQLQTFDASSFIGNNLCGPPLPINCSSNGKTHSYEGSDGHGVNWFFVSMTVGFIVGFWIVIAPLLICRSWRGRVAERNEGKDRRCGEMELRITK, encoded by the exons ATGAATTCCTCCTCCATTATTTATATTCTTGTCTTTGTCCAGCTTTGGTTGTTGAGCTTACCATGCAGAGAGAGTGTGTGCATCCCAAGTGAGCGTGAGACACTTTTGAAGATTAAGAATAATCTCATAGATCCTTCAAATAGGCTTTGGTCTTGGAATCATAATAATACCAACTGTTGCCACTGGTATGGAGTCCTCTGCCACAACGTCACTTCCCATCTTCTTCAGCTTCACCTCAACACTACAGTTCCTGCTTTCGAGTATGATGATGGCTACGAGTATGACTACTATGATGAAGTCTTCCGTGGATTGAATGAGGAAGCTTATAGGAGAAGGAGCTTTGGTGGAGAGATAAGTCCTTGTTTGGCTGATTTAAAGCATTTGAATTACTTGGACTTGAGCGGCAATGAATTCCTTGGAGAAGGTATGtcaattccttctttccttGGGACAATGACTTCCTTGACTCATCTCAACCTCTCTCATACTGGATTCAGGGGGAAGATTCCTCCTCAGATTGGGAATCTCTCAAATTTGGTGTATCTTGACCTGAGTTATGTTGTTGCCAACGGAACAGTACCCTCTCAGATCGGGAATCTCTCTAAGCTTCGATATCTTGACTTGAGCGACAATGATTTTGAAGGTATGGcaattccttctttcctttgtgCAATGACCTCCTTGACTCACCTCGACCTCTCTTATTCTCGATTCATGGGGAAGATTCCATCTCAGATTGGGAATCTCTCCAATTTGCTCTATCTTGGCCTTGGAGGTAATTATCATGCTGAAAATGTAGAATGGGTATCAAGTATGTGGAAGCTTGAATATCTTGATTTGAGTAGTGCAAACCTATCCAAAGCATTTCATTGGCTACACACTCTCCAATCTCTTCCTTCTTTGACCCACCTATATTTGTCAGGATGCAAACTCCCTCACTATAATGAACCATCCTTGCTCAACTTCTCATCTTTgcaaactcttgatctttccgaTACTAGTTATTCCCCTGCCATTTCTTTTGTCCCCAAGTGGATATTCAAATTGAAGAAACTTGTTTCTCTTCAATTATCAGATAATTATGAAATCCAAGGTCCGATTCCTTGTGGTATTCGAAACCTCACACATCTTCAAAATCTTGACttgtctttcaattcattttcatCTTCTATACCTAATTGCTTATACGGTCTTCATCGTCTCAAGTTCCTCAACCTAAGGTACAACAACTTGCATGGGACTATTTCTGATGCCCTGggaaatttgacttctcttgttgaacttgattTATCAGTTAATCAACTTGAAGGAACCATTCCAACTTCTTTTggaaatttgacttctcttgttgaacttgattTATCACTTAATCAACTTGAAGGAACCATTCCAAtttctttgggaaatttgacttctcttgttgaacttgattTATCAGCTAATCAACTTGAAGGAAACATTCCAACTTCTTTGGGTAATCTCTGCAACTTAAGGGTGATAGATTTATCATATCTCAAACTCAACCAACAGGTTAATGAACTTTTAGAAATTCTTGCTCCTTGTATTTCCCATGGACTCACAAGACTTGCAGTTCAGAGTTCACGACTTTCAGGCAATCTGACAGATCATATTGGggcatttaaaaatattgagcaGCTACGGTTTTACAACAACTCAATTGGTGGTGCTCTTCCTAGATCATTTGGAAAACTTTCATCATTAAGATATCTCGATCTCTCTATCAATAAATTCAGTGGAAATCCATTTGAAAGTCTTCGATCACTCTCTAAATTGTTATCTCTTCATATTGACGGCAATCTTTTTCACGGAGTTGTCAAGGAAGATGATCTTGCAAATCTTACAAGCTTGACGGGGTTTGTCGCATCGGGGAACAATTTCACTTTAAAAGTGGGTCCCAATTGGATTCCTAATTTTCAACTTACCTATTTGGAAGTGACATCATGGCAATTAGGTCCCAGCTTTCCATTGTGGATTCAGTCACAAAACAAACTTAAATATGTTGGACTATCTAACACGGGGATTTTCGATTCTATTCCCACACAGATGTGGGAAGCACTTTCTCAGGTTTTGTATTTAAACCTCTCTCGTAATCACATCCATGGTGAGATTGGGACTACATTAAAGAATCCAATATCTATCCGAACTATTGATCTAAGCTCAAATCACTTGTGTGGTAAATTACCCTATCTTTCAAGTGATGTGCATCAGTTAGATCTTTCAAGCAATTCATTCTCTGAATCCATGAATGACTTTTTATGTAACGATCAGGACAAGCCAATACTATTAGAATTTCTGAATCTTGCATCAAATAATTTGTCAGGAGAGATACCTGATTGCTGGATGAATTGGACATTTCTTGCGGATGTAAATTTACAAAGCAACCATTTTGTTGGGAACTTACCCCAATCCATGGGTTCCTTGGCAGACCTGCAGTCTTTACAAATTCGTAACAACACACTCTCAGGAATATTTCCAACCAGTTTGAAGAAGAATAACCAATTGATATCCTTGGACCTTGGGGAAAATAATCTTTCAGGAACTATTCCAACATGGGTTGGAGAAAACCTCTTAAATGTGAAAATCCTCCGCCTTCGATCAAACAGATTTGGCGGCCACATTCCAAATGAAATATGTCAGATGAGTCTTCTTCAGGTTTTAGACCTTGCACAAAACAATCTGTCTGGCAATATACCGAGCTGTTTCAGTAACTTGAGTGCCATGACACTAAAGAACCAAAGTACAGATCCTCGTATCTATTCTCAAGGAAAATATATTGTGTCTTACTCTGCCACGGAAAGTATAGTTAGTGTGCTACTATGGCTGAAAGGAAGAGGAGATGAGTACAGAAACATTCTGGGTTTGGTAACAAGCATTGATCTGTCAAGTAACAAGTTATTTGGGGAAATACCAAGAGAAATCACATATCTAAatggattgaattttttaaacatgTCCCACAACCAATTGATTGGTCATATTCCACAAGGTATAGGTAATATGAGATCATTACAGTCCATTGATTTTTCGAGGAATCAACTTTTTGGTGAAATCCCTCCAAGCATTGCAAATTTGAGCTTTCTGAGCATGCTAGACTTGTCTTACAATCATTTGAAGGGAAATATTCCAACAGGAACTCAATTGCAAACCTTTGATGCCTCCAGCTTTATCGGCAACAATCTATGTGGTCCACCACTGCCCATAAACTGCAGCTCCAATGGGAAAACCCATAGTTATGAAGGAAGTGATGGGCATGGAGTGAATTGGTTTTTTGTCAGTATGACAGTTGGATTTATTGTGGGATTCTGGATAGTGATTGCTCCTTTGCTGATTTGTAGATCATGGCG agGGAGAGTAGCTGAACGTAACGAGGGGAAGGATAGGAGGTGTGGGGAAATGGAACTAAGGATAACCAAGTAA